The proteins below are encoded in one region of Candidatus Flexicrinis proximus:
- a CDS encoding DMT family transporter, with protein MSQAVSRTAPAAAPLSSWIAISVGIFAVSSSAVLARLAQGEGVPSLIIAAFRLIAATVVLTPFVLPRYRAEIRKLSRKDWILLIAAGVFLAIHFATWISSLEFTSVLISTVLVTTTPLWVSALEVIFLRARLNRWIILGLVECIAGGIAIGVTGANSGGAGSNPLWGGTLALFGAVTVAVYMVIGRSVRSRLALLPYIYIVYGSAAIVLVVLVALSGSSFTGYSANAYLYMLLIAIFPQIIGHSSFNYAVKYLPATYIGIITQLEPIASAGLALALLAELPTPIQIVASALILFGVANVVLSPAPLSPAEAVEEADSL; from the coding sequence ATGAGCCAAGCCGTATCCCGCACTGCTCCTGCCGCTGCCCCCCTCTCGTCATGGATAGCGATTTCTGTCGGCATCTTCGCCGTATCATCGTCGGCGGTGCTGGCACGCCTTGCACAAGGCGAAGGCGTGCCATCGCTTATCATTGCCGCTTTCCGGCTCATCGCCGCAACGGTGGTCCTGACGCCTTTCGTCCTGCCACGGTATCGTGCGGAAATTCGCAAGCTATCCCGTAAGGATTGGATCCTGCTGATCGCGGCAGGGGTCTTTCTTGCGATTCACTTTGCGACCTGGATTTCTTCTCTGGAGTTCACCAGCGTCCTGATCAGCACTGTACTGGTAACGACCACGCCGCTGTGGGTGAGCGCACTGGAAGTCATTTTTCTGAGAGCTCGCCTGAACCGCTGGATCATCCTGGGCCTGGTTGAGTGTATTGCGGGGGGTATCGCCATTGGTGTTACGGGAGCGAACTCAGGCGGCGCAGGCTCAAATCCGTTGTGGGGAGGCACACTGGCCCTGTTCGGGGCCGTCACCGTGGCCGTCTACATGGTCATTGGGCGCAGCGTACGATCGAGACTCGCGCTCTTACCCTATATCTACATCGTGTATGGGTCAGCCGCCATCGTTCTCGTGGTCCTCGTCGCGTTGAGTGGAAGCTCGTTCACGGGTTACTCGGCAAACGCCTACCTGTACATGCTGCTGATCGCGATCTTCCCGCAAATCATCGGTCACTCGTCGTTCAACTATGCCGTGAAGTACCTGCCAGCAACCTATATCGGCATCATTACTCAGCTCGAACCGATTGCCAGCGCCGGGCTGGCCCTGGCCCTGCTTGCCGAGCTGCCAACGCCGATTCAGATCGTAGCGAGCGCGCTTATCTTGTTTGGGGTCGCGAATGTCGTCCTCTCTCCTGCGCCGCTTAGCCCTGCCGAGGCCGTTGAGGAAGCCGACTCGCTATAG
- a CDS encoding superoxide dismutase produces the protein MAFELPALPYAHNALEPHVDARTMEIHHGKHHKAYTDNLNKALEGHADLQGKSAEWLVQNLSSLPEGIRNAVRNNGGGWLNHNLFWEVMGPNAGGAPTGELAAAIDVAFDSFDAFKAAFKTAATGRFGSGWAWLIVEKGGAVSVTSTPNQDTPVMEGKTPILGLDVWEHAYYLNYQNRRPDYVDAFWNVVNWAKVTQWYAANK, from the coding sequence ATGGCCTTTGAACTGCCGGCCCTTCCGTACGCGCATAACGCCCTTGAACCGCATGTTGATGCACGCACCATGGAAATACATCATGGTAAGCATCACAAGGCCTATACCGACAACTTGAACAAGGCACTGGAAGGCCATGCCGACCTCCAGGGAAAGTCGGCCGAATGGCTAGTCCAAAACCTGAGCAGCCTGCCTGAAGGCATTCGCAACGCAGTCCGCAATAACGGCGGTGGTTGGCTCAATCACAACCTGTTCTGGGAAGTAATGGGGCCGAATGCCGGCGGCGCGCCGACCGGGGAATTGGCCGCGGCTATCGACGTGGCCTTTGACAGCTTTGACGCGTTCAAGGCGGCTTTTAAGACTGCGGCGACCGGCCGTTTCGGTAGCGGCTGGGCGTGGCTAATTGTCGAGAAGGGTGGGGCGGTCAGCGTCACCAGCACACCGAACCAGGACACTCCGGTCATGGAAGGCAAGACTCCGATCCTTGGCCTCGATGTGTGGGAACACGCCTACTATCTGAATTATCAGAACCGGCGCCCAGACTATGTCGACGCGTTCTGGAACGTTGTCAATTGGGCGAAGGTTACACAGTGGTACGCGGCCAATAAGTAA
- a CDS encoding tetratricopeptide repeat protein yields MAAFQQVLVSDRYMLLEPLGQGGMGTVYRALDRLTGQVVALKRVRTGRDHDPNNTLDVRLALAQEFRLLATLRHPHIISVLDYGFDAEGVPFFTMDLLEDPEDILTVAKRSPLTTKITLVTQMLQALAYLHRRGIVHRDLKPENLLITRGHFKLLDFGIASAHDLKGVTSPGTIGGTLAYLAPELLRGAEPTEPSDLYAVGILLYEMLAGRHPYNINDAAMLVFDLMNTDVDMNRIKPGPDDPPQVVAAIRSVIRKLLYKQPEHRYQRAWQVVEVLCAAADIPAPAETGEIRDSFLMSARFVGREAEFGALREALGQAMQRKGSIWLVGGESGVGKSRVLEELRAYALVRGGLVVRGQAAAEGSLPYQVWRDPLRRLILTCPLSDLDAGVLKPLVPDIAKLIEREVQDAPALDSEANRMRLAQTILDMLRRQTQTTVILLEDLHWTRESFDLLKTISVGVADLPVLIVGSYRDDERPDLPDILPSAKVLKLQRFTNNTIAELSRAILGPLGARKDILVLLERETEGNVFFVIEVLRALADTAGRLDEIGAVTLPRMVVTGGVRAVLQRRISRLPASAVGLLNIAAVAGRRIDGAVMAQVTPESVDLEGWFTGCANAAVLEFVDGDWRFTHDKLRETLLDALPEEQRPGLHRMVASALEAVYPNDPARAVQMAEHFRLAGETRKQLQYVLLAARHARAISRHEECRRLCQEALELLTSPDEQRMSTLALLGDAYWDNNAYDDAEKCYMESLKLARRLRNISGSAEALVGLGSVAWRQGDLGLAQQLFGEGQALAERAESMDGLADAYNGLGVVAFDQGDFITSRDHLEKSLRVAQDGAESWRVARNFGNLAKALNYLGETNKARDYCEISYELFLQIGDRRNAAIMIINLGTILEQLREYQAARQCYEEGLMMFRVMGSNVAIVTSTGTYSTVPIESDPLAGPSRAIQLQALTTARQLADPYLSCALISNMAVLHTRLRETDELKGFLLELLEHAVDMGLRPLECEVLIVYAQLLLNERRAERAAEISGLLAVHMHAAAVEPRLSPLLDAILRVLDADAFRDAHERGKLMSLEAVLDQSRIDLRRTRVSIAS; encoded by the coding sequence TTGGCAGCGTTTCAACAGGTACTTGTCAGCGATCGCTATATGCTGCTGGAACCCCTTGGCCAAGGCGGAATGGGTACAGTCTATCGTGCCCTGGACCGGCTTACCGGCCAGGTCGTCGCGCTGAAGCGTGTGCGTACCGGCCGCGACCATGACCCCAATAACACGCTGGATGTCCGGCTTGCGCTGGCTCAGGAGTTCCGCCTGCTGGCAACGCTGCGCCACCCGCACATTATCTCAGTACTCGATTACGGGTTTGACGCGGAAGGCGTGCCGTTCTTCACCATGGACCTGCTGGAGGACCCTGAAGACATCCTGACGGTCGCCAAGCGCTCGCCCCTGACGACAAAAATCACGCTAGTTACGCAGATGCTTCAGGCTTTGGCGTATCTGCACCGGCGTGGGATCGTCCATCGCGACCTCAAGCCCGAGAATCTTTTGATCACGCGCGGTCACTTCAAGCTCCTGGACTTCGGTATCGCGTCCGCACATGACCTCAAGGGTGTGACGAGTCCAGGCACCATAGGCGGCACCCTAGCCTATCTCGCACCGGAACTACTGCGGGGAGCCGAACCTACCGAGCCATCGGATCTGTATGCGGTAGGGATTTTGCTTTATGAAATGCTGGCGGGACGGCATCCCTACAATATCAATGACGCAGCGATGCTGGTCTTCGACCTGATGAACACCGATGTCGACATGAATCGCATTAAGCCTGGTCCGGACGATCCGCCCCAGGTCGTTGCGGCAATTCGTTCCGTGATCCGAAAACTCCTGTATAAGCAGCCGGAACACCGCTACCAGCGTGCATGGCAGGTCGTGGAAGTCCTGTGTGCAGCGGCGGATATTCCTGCGCCGGCCGAGACCGGAGAAATTCGGGACAGCTTCCTTATGTCAGCGCGGTTTGTGGGCCGCGAGGCGGAATTCGGCGCACTGCGCGAAGCGCTAGGCCAGGCAATGCAGCGGAAGGGAAGCATCTGGCTGGTCGGCGGGGAAAGCGGCGTCGGAAAAAGCCGCGTACTGGAAGAGCTGCGTGCCTATGCCCTGGTGCGCGGTGGATTGGTAGTGCGCGGTCAGGCCGCAGCCGAAGGCAGTCTGCCCTATCAGGTGTGGCGGGATCCGCTTCGCCGCCTGATTCTGACCTGCCCCTTAAGCGATCTCGATGCGGGTGTACTTAAACCGCTTGTGCCCGATATTGCCAAGTTGATTGAGCGAGAAGTCCAGGACGCACCGGCGCTTGACAGCGAAGCGAACCGGATGCGTCTCGCGCAGACAATCCTGGATATGCTGCGGCGGCAAACTCAAACGACCGTCATCCTGCTGGAAGACCTGCACTGGACGCGCGAGAGCTTTGACCTCCTCAAGACAATCTCAGTAGGCGTTGCCGACCTGCCTGTCTTGATCGTCGGAAGCTACCGTGACGACGAACGGCCGGACCTCCCGGATATCCTCCCGTCTGCGAAGGTTCTCAAGCTGCAGCGCTTCACCAATAACACGATTGCGGAGTTGAGCCGGGCGATCCTAGGGCCACTCGGCGCGCGCAAAGACATTCTGGTCTTGCTTGAGCGGGAGACCGAAGGAAACGTCTTCTTTGTTATCGAAGTCTTGCGCGCATTGGCCGACACAGCTGGCCGACTGGACGAGATCGGCGCGGTAACGCTTCCGCGCATGGTCGTCACTGGCGGTGTCCGCGCCGTGCTCCAACGCCGCATCAGCCGTCTTCCGGCTAGTGCCGTCGGGCTGCTCAATATCGCAGCAGTTGCAGGCCGCCGCATCGACGGTGCGGTGATGGCCCAGGTGACACCTGAGAGCGTCGATCTTGAAGGCTGGTTTACCGGCTGCGCCAATGCCGCTGTATTGGAATTTGTCGACGGTGATTGGCGGTTTACGCACGACAAACTGCGCGAGACTCTATTGGACGCACTGCCGGAAGAACAGCGTCCGGGTCTGCATCGGATGGTTGCTTCCGCGTTGGAAGCCGTATATCCCAATGATCCCGCGCGTGCGGTTCAGATGGCGGAGCACTTTAGGTTGGCGGGCGAAACCCGCAAACAGCTTCAGTATGTCTTGCTTGCCGCACGGCACGCGCGCGCCATCAGTCGCCACGAGGAATGCAGGCGCCTGTGCCAGGAGGCGTTGGAACTCCTGACTTCGCCGGATGAGCAGCGTATGTCGACACTGGCGCTGCTAGGCGACGCGTATTGGGACAACAACGCCTATGACGACGCCGAGAAGTGCTATATGGAGAGCCTCAAGCTGGCGCGGCGTCTCCGCAATATCTCCGGCTCGGCGGAAGCGCTGGTCGGCCTGGGATCGGTAGCATGGCGACAGGGTGACCTGGGGCTGGCGCAGCAGTTGTTCGGTGAAGGGCAGGCTCTGGCTGAGCGCGCCGAGAGCATGGACGGACTGGCCGATGCCTACAACGGCCTTGGGGTTGTGGCATTTGATCAAGGTGACTTCATTACGTCGCGCGATCACCTGGAAAAGTCGCTGCGGGTTGCTCAGGACGGCGCAGAGTCGTGGCGCGTTGCGCGCAACTTCGGAAATCTGGCAAAGGCGCTGAACTATCTGGGCGAGACGAATAAGGCGCGCGATTACTGCGAGATCAGCTACGAACTGTTCCTGCAAATCGGTGACCGGCGGAACGCCGCCATCATGATCATCAACCTCGGTACGATTCTGGAGCAGCTCCGTGAGTATCAGGCAGCACGCCAGTGCTACGAGGAAGGGTTGATGATGTTCCGCGTCATGGGAAGCAACGTGGCGATCGTTACCTCTACCGGTACGTATTCCACAGTCCCGATTGAGTCGGATCCGCTTGCCGGACCCTCGCGGGCGATCCAGCTTCAGGCGTTAACCACCGCGCGGCAGCTTGCCGATCCGTACCTGTCGTGCGCGCTCATCTCAAATATGGCAGTTTTGCACACACGCCTCCGCGAAACGGACGAATTGAAGGGTTTCCTGCTCGAACTGCTGGAACACGCTGTGGATATGGGGCTGCGACCGCTGGAATGCGAAGTGCTGATCGTCTACGCGCAGCTGCTGCTGAATGAGCGGCGGGCGGAACGGGCGGCGGAGATTAGCGGACTGCTAGCCGTGCATATGCATGCCGCAGCAGTTGAACCCCGACTGTCACCGCTGCTGGATGCGATACTGCGGGTCCTGGATGCAGATGCCTTCAGAGACGCCCATGAGCGCGGAAAACTGATGAGCCTCGAAGCGGTCCTGGATCAGTCGCGTATCGACCTGCGCCGCACGCGTGTATCAATCGCCAGCTGA
- a CDS encoding PPOX class F420-dependent oxidoreductase, giving the protein MQGFSSLSGAQYMSLRTFRKSGVAVTTPVWFAETGGKLYFLTANDAGKVKRIRNNQQVTVAPCTASGKVLGGSVSGTARILTESEFASADRLLCAKYGLQKRLLDLYVAIRGKRKATIFLEITPV; this is encoded by the coding sequence ATGCAAGGTTTTTCGAGCCTGAGTGGCGCGCAGTATATGAGTCTCAGGACATTCAGGAAGTCGGGTGTGGCCGTAACGACACCAGTGTGGTTTGCCGAAACGGGCGGCAAACTCTACTTTCTTACGGCCAACGATGCCGGAAAGGTAAAGCGAATCCGCAACAACCAGCAGGTGACCGTTGCCCCGTGTACGGCGAGCGGCAAGGTGTTGGGCGGTTCAGTAAGCGGGACCGCGCGGATACTGACGGAAAGCGAATTCGCTTCGGCAGACCGGCTTCTCTGCGCCAAGTACGGACTACAGAAACGCCTGCTCGATTTATATGTCGCGATTCGAGGAAAGCGAAAAGCCACCATCTTCCTTGAAATCACGCCCGTCTAG
- a CDS encoding sugar ABC transporter permease: MVLSQREAIIGMSLRLLVVGVAIIFALFPVIFIVLSAFNPTGQLSSGFALPNVDSFGDLFTNFRALMIDELDLFPFWRWILNSFVIASVSTALTVLISALAAYSFSRFRFSGRRTLLLGILLIQVFPNLLALVAIFLMMDQISALSRVIPEVMPFLSFIDWSFLNNFGLNSLGGLILIYLGGAMGVNTWLMKGFFDSIPRDIDESATVDGATHWQTFWMLIFPLVRPVLAVVGVLAFVGTFNEFVMARLILRDKENWTLMVGLFQFISGDFNRDWGKFAAGALVSGIPVVAVYLALQRQIVGGLTAGAVKG; this comes from the coding sequence ATGGTGCTGTCGCAGCGCGAGGCGATCATTGGCATGTCGCTGCGCCTGCTCGTGGTTGGAGTTGCGATCATCTTCGCGCTCTTCCCGGTTATCTTTATCGTACTGTCGGCCTTTAATCCGACTGGCCAGCTTTCGTCCGGCTTTGCGCTCCCGAATGTCGATAGCTTCGGTGACCTTTTCACAAATTTCAGGGCGCTAATGATCGACGAACTCGATCTATTTCCCTTCTGGCGCTGGATCCTGAACTCGTTCGTGATCGCGTCGGTCAGTACGGCGCTGACGGTGTTGATTTCGGCGCTGGCGGCCTACTCTTTCTCCCGTTTCCGCTTCAGCGGCCGGCGCACGCTTCTGCTCGGCATCCTGCTGATCCAGGTGTTCCCGAATCTGCTGGCACTGGTGGCGATCTTCCTCATGATGGATCAAATCAGCGCGCTGTCGCGCGTAATCCCGGAAGTGATGCCGTTTCTGTCGTTTATCGATTGGTCCTTCCTGAACAACTTCGGCCTGAATTCGCTCGGCGGCCTGATCCTGATCTATCTGGGCGGCGCGATGGGTGTAAATACGTGGCTGATGAAGGGCTTCTTCGACTCGATTCCTCGGGATATTGACGAGTCGGCGACGGTTGACGGTGCGACACACTGGCAGACGTTCTGGATGCTGATCTTCCCGTTGGTGCGACCTGTACTAGCCGTGGTGGGCGTGCTGGCCTTCGTTGGGACGTTCAACGAATTCGTCATGGCCCGCTTGATCCTGCGCGACAAAGAGAATTGGACGCTGATGGTCGGGCTGTTCCAGTTCATCAGCGGCGACTTCAACCGTGACTGGGGTAAGTTCGCGGCGGGCGCGCTGGTTTCGGGCATACCAGTGGTCGCGGTATATCTGGCGCTGCAGCGGCAAATCGTCGGTGGCCTGACGGCGGGCGCGGTCAAAGGCTAA
- a CDS encoding aspartate ammonia-lyase: MSDYRIEKDSLGEVRVPANAYYSAQTQRAVDNFAVSGLKPYRAFVWSMATIKRAAAEVNRDLGLLDPKLAEAIIQASDEVIAGKWDNEFVVDPFQAGAGTSHNMNVNEVIANRANEILGYPLVTAEKKPVNPNDHVNMAQSTNDTIPTALRLGVLWRVDELIATLQTCADEFRKKAHAWDGIVKSGRTHLQDAVPVRLGQEVGAWAKAIERNIEKIKAAAEGVRRLGIGGTATGTGLNAHPEYHRRMVEVLSRLTGLTLYTSDDLFESMQSHQDSVFFSGALRSTAQDLSRIASDIRLLSSGPTTGLGELTCPPVQPGSSIMPGKVNPVLAEMLNQAMFHVMGSDHTITLAAQAGQLELNVMMPIMAHNLNEMMIVMIGAVNMFTQKLVVGLVANSEKAESWLLKNPILVTALNPVIGYETGAKVAKKSLAENRTLLDIVVSEGYLTEEEARKVLDARKMTDGGISDIKGGG; this comes from the coding sequence ATGAGCGACTATCGTATTGAGAAAGACTCACTCGGTGAGGTGCGGGTTCCTGCAAACGCGTATTACAGCGCACAAACCCAACGCGCGGTAGATAACTTCGCCGTCAGCGGCCTGAAACCATATCGCGCGTTTGTTTGGAGTATGGCGACCATCAAGCGTGCCGCCGCGGAAGTAAACCGTGATCTTGGCCTGCTTGACCCGAAACTTGCCGAGGCAATCATCCAAGCCTCCGACGAAGTAATTGCGGGCAAGTGGGATAACGAGTTCGTCGTGGATCCATTCCAGGCCGGCGCGGGCACCAGCCACAATATGAACGTGAACGAGGTGATCGCCAATCGCGCAAACGAGATCCTCGGCTACCCGCTGGTTACCGCGGAGAAGAAGCCCGTCAACCCCAACGACCACGTCAATATGGCGCAGTCAACTAACGATACCATCCCGACCGCACTGCGTCTTGGTGTGTTGTGGCGGGTTGACGAGCTGATTGCCACACTTCAAACATGCGCCGACGAGTTTCGAAAGAAAGCCCATGCCTGGGATGGGATCGTAAAATCAGGTCGCACGCACCTCCAGGATGCCGTTCCGGTCCGCCTCGGGCAGGAGGTCGGCGCCTGGGCAAAAGCGATTGAACGCAATATCGAAAAGATCAAGGCCGCTGCCGAAGGTGTACGTCGCCTCGGGATTGGCGGTACCGCGACTGGCACCGGTCTCAACGCTCATCCTGAATACCACCGTCGTATGGTGGAGGTTCTGTCACGACTGACTGGCCTGACCCTTTACACCAGTGACGATCTGTTCGAATCAATGCAGTCGCATCAGGACTCGGTGTTTTTCAGCGGCGCACTTCGCTCCACGGCGCAGGATCTATCGCGGATCGCCAGTGATATCCGCCTTTTGTCGAGCGGTCCGACCACCGGCCTTGGCGAACTGACGTGCCCACCTGTTCAGCCGGGCTCGTCGATTATGCCGGGCAAGGTCAATCCGGTGCTGGCAGAGATGCTGAACCAGGCGATGTTCCATGTCATGGGCAGCGACCACACGATTACGCTAGCGGCGCAAGCCGGGCAGCTTGAACTTAACGTGATGATGCCGATCATGGCGCATAATCTGAACGAGATGATGATCGTAATGATTGGCGCGGTCAACATGTTCACGCAGAAGCTGGTCGTGGGGTTGGTGGCGAACAGTGAGAAGGCTGAGAGTTGGCTGCTCAAGAATCCGATTCTGGTGACTGCGCTGAATCCAGTAATTGGATACGAGACCGGTGCGAAAGTCGCAAAGAAGTCGCTCGCGGAAAACCGCACACTGCTCGACATCGTTGTCAGTGAGGGATACCTAACCGAAGAAGAGGCGCGCAAGGTGCTGGATGCTCGCAAGATGACCGATGGCGGAATCAGCGACATCAAGGGCGGCGGTTAA
- a CDS encoding serine hydrolase, giving the protein MRKQLSILIALSAGLLLFSAMLSLGQYTGVVAEAKGSANLRAGIGTETEVVGAIETGTRYPVIGRSAQFPWLLLGDVVTFAPIGWVFTDLVTVSGSLDVVPLSDINVAAATPPPPATFTPLPTLDPSVPTATLEPSSVPTDLPAFNVFGSVSGEINLRYGPGADYPRLGGAFAGDRLEIVGHHATLPWLMVSFPAAPNGVAWVSREVLEITGDYTSTRSITQTNFSSLPTLTPTPAVQQQSNVMRDGTPVPVSAPFAQLGSLMWDNVLASGFDPSKSKFAAMYLRNLSTGEEITFGNGYAFSGTSINKIAILTGLFSVVDGSPDFDTAGDIGNMIICSDNSATNDVLARTGGGDMYVGAERTTQILSRIGLRRTFITAPFDIPGVELPQPTSPIRYPDTDVDQVKAQPDVTNQMTVDEVGFLLESLYECAFQETGALLSRTTAFTPQECRKILYVLENNTVDAFAKAGVPEGTVVAHKHGWTSETHGNAAIVFTPGGDYVLVMMMFQPEWLVFGESLPLVAETSRMMYNFLNSSAPLSQIRDGFIPETASCNFTGSELAEQLASPFFLETNTGTP; this is encoded by the coding sequence ATGCGGAAACAACTCTCGATACTAATCGCCTTGAGCGCTGGACTCTTGTTATTCAGTGCAATGCTCAGTCTTGGGCAGTACACCGGTGTCGTGGCCGAAGCCAAAGGCAGCGCAAACTTGCGCGCAGGGATCGGCACTGAGACCGAAGTTGTAGGCGCCATCGAAACCGGCACACGCTATCCGGTCATCGGACGCAGCGCGCAGTTCCCGTGGCTACTCCTCGGTGACGTCGTCACTTTCGCGCCGATTGGCTGGGTGTTTACCGATCTGGTCACCGTGAGCGGCAGTCTGGACGTCGTGCCGCTCTCGGACATCAACGTCGCGGCTGCCACGCCCCCACCGCCAGCGACCTTTACGCCGCTGCCGACGCTCGATCCGTCCGTGCCCACCGCGACTCTTGAGCCTTCGTCGGTTCCGACCGACCTGCCCGCTTTCAATGTCTTCGGCAGTGTCAGCGGCGAGATCAACTTGCGCTATGGTCCTGGCGCGGACTATCCCCGGCTAGGCGGCGCATTTGCCGGCGACCGCCTTGAAATCGTCGGCCACCATGCAACCCTGCCGTGGCTAATGGTCAGTTTTCCGGCTGCGCCGAATGGTGTAGCATGGGTCAGCCGCGAAGTCCTGGAAATCACCGGAGATTACACCTCGACGCGGTCGATCACTCAAACAAACTTCAGCAGCCTGCCGACCCTTACCCCTACCCCCGCGGTTCAACAGCAGAGCAACGTGATGCGTGATGGCACGCCAGTGCCTGTGAGCGCCCCATTCGCCCAGCTCGGCAGCCTGATGTGGGACAATGTGTTGGCTTCTGGCTTCGACCCGTCGAAGAGCAAGTTCGCCGCGATGTACCTTCGCAACCTCTCCACTGGCGAAGAAATCACCTTCGGGAACGGGTACGCCTTCAGCGGCACCAGCATCAACAAAATCGCTATCCTGACGGGTCTTTTCAGCGTCGTTGACGGTTCGCCCGATTTCGACACCGCCGGCGATATAGGCAACATGATCATTTGCAGCGACAACAGCGCCACCAACGACGTCCTCGCCCGAACAGGCGGCGGCGATATGTACGTTGGAGCGGAGCGGACCACGCAAATCCTCAGCCGGATCGGGCTGCGCCGCACGTTCATTACCGCGCCGTTCGACATCCCAGGTGTCGAGCTGCCGCAGCCTACCAGTCCAATCCGCTACCCAGACACAGATGTCGACCAAGTTAAAGCACAGCCCGATGTCACCAACCAGATGACCGTCGATGAGGTTGGCTTCCTTCTGGAATCACTCTACGAGTGTGCTTTTCAGGAAACCGGCGCGCTCCTTAGCCGGACAACCGCCTTTACGCCCCAGGAATGCCGCAAGATCCTGTACGTGCTGGAGAATAATACGGTCGACGCTTTCGCCAAAGCCGGGGTGCCAGAGGGAACTGTCGTCGCGCACAAGCACGGTTGGACGTCTGAGACGCACGGTAACGCGGCTATCGTCTTCACGCCCGGCGGAGATTACGTCCTGGTGATGATGATGTTCCAGCCGGAATGGCTCGTGTTCGGGGAATCGCTCCCGCTCGTCGCCGAGACGTCGCGGATGATGTACAACTTCCTCAACTCGTCTGCACCGCTGAGTCAGATCCGTGATGGGTTCATACCCGAAACAGCATCGTGTAACTTCACCGGTTCGGAACTCGCCGAGCAACTTGCATCGCCATTCTTCCTCGAAACGAATACGGGCACGCCGTGA
- a CDS encoding cytochrome P450: protein MSVTFTIAPKGHWLMGAMPEFRANALNFLLRAAERGDIVKYKFGPFPLYVLNSPEAIHQVLVTDAANYVKSRVTKNATKPLLGQGLFTNDGEFWKSQRKLVSPAFHTKRIANYADIMVSFAERQADLWADGDEIDVEAQMSEITMHIISKAGFDADVDGSEAELREAVTEVLRVIDRQFDRLIPYPYWFPLPEIRSFNAANKRLQALIQRIIVDRRSGRTGQQVDDKGDALSMLLMAQNEDGNGMTDKQVRDEIMTLFGAGHETTAKALTWAWYALSQNPDIAEKLRAELDSVLGGRAPSIEDLSQLRYLDQFVKEVLRLYPPAWVTTREPAVNVDILGVPVKVNSGLILNIYGLHRNPVLYHEPLSFRPERWTEEFEKSLPKSAYIPFGNGPRICIGSAFAMMEAKLVLAVLAQRFELVLRPGHPVEPQDMFTLRPRFGLPMTVKARVPVMA, encoded by the coding sequence ATGTCTGTAACATTTACTATCGCGCCAAAAGGCCATTGGCTGATGGGCGCAATGCCTGAATTCAGGGCAAACGCGCTCAACTTCCTGTTACGGGCGGCGGAACGCGGCGACATCGTGAAGTACAAGTTTGGGCCATTTCCGCTGTATGTCCTCAATTCTCCTGAGGCAATCCATCAGGTTCTGGTCACCGACGCCGCGAATTACGTAAAGAGCCGCGTCACGAAAAACGCCACCAAACCGCTGCTCGGTCAGGGCCTCTTCACCAATGACGGCGAATTCTGGAAAAGTCAGCGCAAGCTCGTATCCCCAGCCTTCCACACCAAACGAATCGCCAATTATGCCGACATCATGGTCTCGTTCGCAGAGCGCCAGGCTGATCTGTGGGCAGATGGGGACGAAATCGATGTCGAAGCTCAAATGTCGGAAATCACCATGCACATCATCAGTAAGGCAGGGTTCGACGCCGATGTCGACGGCAGTGAAGCCGAGCTCCGAGAGGCTGTCACAGAAGTACTACGAGTGATAGACCGCCAGTTTGACCGACTCATCCCCTATCCGTACTGGTTCCCTCTTCCAGAGATTCGGAGCTTCAACGCAGCGAACAAACGACTGCAGGCTCTGATCCAGCGGATTATCGTTGATCGGCGCAGCGGGCGCACCGGCCAGCAAGTCGACGATAAGGGGGATGCTCTGTCGATGCTCCTCATGGCTCAGAATGAGGACGGCAACGGTATGACCGACAAGCAGGTGCGTGACGAGATCATGACCCTTTTCGGGGCAGGCCATGAAACAACGGCCAAGGCACTCACCTGGGCGTGGTATGCCCTGTCCCAAAACCCGGACATCGCCGAGAAGCTGCGCGCCGAACTAGACAGCGTATTGGGAGGCCGAGCGCCATCAATCGAGGATCTGTCTCAACTGCGATACCTTGACCAGTTCGTCAAGGAAGTCCTGCGCCTGTATCCGCCGGCCTGGGTCACAACCCGCGAACCCGCCGTCAATGTTGACATCCTGGGTGTTCCGGTCAAGGTCAACTCCGGCCTGATCCTCAATATCTACGGACTGCACCGCAATCCAGTCCTTTACCATGAGCCGCTGTCGTTTAGGCCTGAGCGCTGGACTGAAGAGTTCGAGAAGTCGCTGCCAAAAAGCGCATACATCCCCTTTGGCAACGGTCCGCGCATCTGCATTGGCAGCGCTTTTGCGATGATGGAAGCCAAGCTGGTGCTTGCGGTGCTTGCTCAACGCTTCGAGCTTGTGCTTCGCCCCGGTCACCCCGTCGAACCCCAGGATATGTTCACACTCCGTCCCAGGTTCGGCCTGCCCATGACCGTCAAGGCGCGTGTTCCTGTCATGGCATAG